The Chitinivibrionales bacterium genome includes a window with the following:
- a CDS encoding Mut7-C RNAse domain-containing protein: MSNTCRFRFYEELNDFLPSRKRKQQFEYGFSGKPSIKDAIEAIGVPHTEIDLIIVDGASVGFDYRLRNNDVVSVYPMFEALDITPLLHLREAPLREPKFICDVHLGTLARLLRLAGFDTLYRNDYGDELIVEIALAENRCILTRDRGILKRKAVTHGYCLRSTDPEQQIREVLGRFDLYSSMKPFTLCIECGGAISRVDKASVASALPEKTRECYDEFFQCGRCGKVFWQGSHFPNLQKTINALMRDRGPGNVPP, translated from the coding sequence ATGTCCAACACATGCCGCTTCAGATTTTACGAAGAACTCAACGATTTTCTCCCTTCCCGTAAACGCAAGCAGCAGTTCGAATACGGATTTTCCGGCAAACCCTCAATAAAGGACGCCATTGAAGCCATCGGCGTCCCGCATACCGAAATCGATCTCATCATTGTCGACGGGGCATCCGTTGGATTCGATTATCGGCTCAGGAACAACGACGTCGTATCGGTATATCCCATGTTCGAAGCATTGGACATCACGCCGCTTTTACACCTGCGCGAGGCGCCGCTGCGCGAGCCGAAATTCATCTGCGACGTGCATCTCGGAACGCTCGCGCGCCTTTTGCGGCTTGCCGGGTTCGACACCCTGTACCGCAACGATTACGGCGACGAGCTGATCGTAGAGATCGCTTTGGCGGAAAACCGTTGCATCCTTACCAGGGACCGGGGAATTTTAAAGCGCAAGGCGGTCACGCACGGATACTGTCTCAGGAGCACCGATCCGGAACAACAGATTCGCGAGGTGCTCGGCCGGTTCGATTTGTATTCGTCAATGAAACCATTCACCCTGTGCATCGAATGCGGAGGCGCAATTTCCCGCGTTGACAAGGCGTCGGTGGCTTCCGCACTTCCCGAAAAAACGCGGGAATGCTACGACGAGTTTTTCCAATGCGGCCGATGCGGCAAAGTATTTTGGCAGGGCAGTCATTTTCCAAATTTACAGAAAACGATCAACGCGTTGATGCGGGACCGCGGTCCCGGCAATGTTCCGCCATGA
- a CDS encoding T9SS type A sorting domain-containing protein — MRLMITTVSFALWAFTLEILGATHHVPNDYPLLQSAIAASGNNDTIVCDTVKDADTIKIAGKTNLVVTGPSAAPLTKITKVFFITNSTCVLTMLSFTGAKGLDGTNNFSCKSAPGLDGRPGVDAIIIDSSTVAILGCTVKGGDGGTYGVSYQGTMLCTCGSKGTPGTALRADNSTISLLGDSLLPGYCAGTSIAGCFTNTCSAQGYGCAGLNGSTIDTINSIVNSLWLDSTSRTGVLTRAIEGGFQPSSYPKHSGITVSMSGTVSVPNNFKAPYTVSVYNARGKLLLFQSNQAATDFSLANKLPHGIFIISLLSHESRLTERVVISK; from the coding sequence ATGCGCCTCATGATTACAACCGTATCATTTGCTCTTTGGGCGTTTACTTTGGAAATTTTAGGAGCTACCCACCATGTTCCGAATGATTATCCCCTTTTGCAATCCGCGATCGCCGCTTCGGGAAACAACGACACCATAGTCTGCGACACGGTCAAGGACGCGGACACAATCAAAATCGCGGGGAAAACCAACCTTGTCGTGACCGGCCCGTCGGCGGCGCCTCTCACAAAAATAACCAAGGTCTTTTTCATTACCAACAGCACTTGCGTGTTGACGATGCTGTCTTTTACCGGAGCAAAGGGCCTCGACGGCACGAACAACTTCAGCTGCAAAAGCGCGCCGGGTCTCGACGGCCGGCCGGGTGTGGACGCGATCATCATCGACAGTTCGACGGTGGCAATATTAGGATGCACGGTAAAGGGCGGCGACGGCGGCACGTACGGGGTCAGCTATCAGGGCACCATGCTTTGCACGTGCGGATCAAAAGGCACGCCGGGGACCGCTTTGAGGGCGGACAACTCAACCATTTCCTTATTGGGCGATTCACTGTTGCCCGGCTATTGCGCCGGTACATCGATAGCGGGATGCTTTACCAATACCTGTTCGGCTCAGGGATATGGTTGTGCCGGGCTAAACGGCTCCACAATAGACACCATTAATTCAATTGTCAACTCTTTATGGCTGGACTCGACCTCTCGTACGGGCGTGCTGACACGGGCAATTGAGGGCGGATTTCAGCCTTCATCATACCCAAAACATAGCGGCATTACCGTTTCCATGTCAGGCACGGTATCGGTTCCAAACAATTTTAAAGCGCCGTACACTGTTTCGGTCTATAACGCCAGAGGGAAGCTGCTCCTTTTCCAAAGCAATCAGGCGGCGACGGATTTCTCCCTTGCCAATAAGCTGCCCCACGGTATATTTATCATTTCTTTGCTATCGCACGAATCCAGACTTACCGAGAGGGTGGTGATTTCTAAATAG